The nucleotide sequence ATTTTTTATAGGGGTCCGCCGCAAATGCGGTCAACTGTGGAAATCCGCTGGTCGCGCTTAGAAGGCCGACTCCGGAAATCGTGGAATATTTGATAAAATTTCTTCGTGTTAATCCCATATATCCTCCTTGTTTCAATGTTACCACTACAACAACTCAATGATCGGAACCACCACCTGTCCGCCGATAACCATCAAATGTTTCATTACAAATCCTCCGGTCAAAACAAGGACGCAGGCAATAATTGTCAGTCCCTTTCCCATTTTGACTTCCTGTTTGAGCATGGAATACAAGGCGGCGAGGCCTGGAATGATAATGCCTCCAATCAACACAACAGTGGTCCAGAGTGTCTCGTGGTTTTCCATGAAATTCCGGTAGCTGAGCTCTTGTTCCAGTTCCAGACGTCCGGTATAGAATTGCCAGAGAATCACTGACACCAACTGGAACGCCAGCACCACAAGCAGGGTGATGCGATAGGAAAAATCACGGGTGCCTTCAGGTTTTACGGGTGCCTGAATCGTGCGGATCAGCATGATCGCGGCGGTTCCCGTAGCCAGGGAGGAGGCCAAAAACATTCCGGGTGTCATTTCTGTCCAGAGAACGCGTCCCAAAGAAGATAAAAACAATCCATGATACAAACCGGTACCCGCAGCAAAAAAACTACCAAGAATTTGCGCCAACCGGAGTTTCCAGTCTATTTTGTCCGGCTGAAACAGGATCATGGCGGCATAGAGACACGCAAATAGCATGAACCCGGTTTGTATAAAAACCCCGATTGACATGATAGACAGAGGGTTCACATTCCACAGGGTCGTAATAAATTTTTCAGGCCGTCCCAGTTTGGTGACCAACACCAACAATCCCACGCCAACGGTGACTGGCGCAAGGACAGCTCCAGCTCTGACGGTCAACCAGTGTTTTTCACGATCATAGAAACTTGCCAGAACTGAAAGCAGAAACGCGCCAACGCCGACACCACCGAGAAACAGGTCAATTGTGACACGAATGTCCCATGCGGCTATACTTTCCATAGTTACCTCCTTTGGTTGAAAGAAACCCTTCCGGCAATACGGAAGGAACATGGTAAAACGAAGTCCTGAAACATGCTCAGGACTCCGTTTCTCAGGAAAGGACAACGCCCACGCATTCGCCCTTCCGTTCACGCAATGATAAATCCCGAATTGTTTTGATTCTATAAAGGGTCTTGAGTTCCTCTCTGTTTTTTTTGGCTTCCTGATGCAGACAACAGGGCTGTTCATCACCGCATTGCTTGAGACCCAGAACACATTCATTCAACGCGGATTCTCCGTCAATGATGACAATCACTTCAAATAAAGTGATGTCCTTGGCTGATTTCAATAATTTTACCCCACCTTTGGGACCACGGTAAGACTCCAACATTCCCTCGGCAGACAACCTTTGCAAAATTTTTGTCAGAAAATAAAACGAAACGCCCAATTGCTCTGACAGGGACTGAATGCTGACAAAATCTTCGTTTGATAGGGTATCCAGGCAAACCATGGCACGTATCGCGTAAGCGCAACTTTTAGATAAAACCATGGTTCCTCAGAAGGAATATATATTCATAAAAGAGTATTTCAGCTTTAGGAGTCTTAAATCTTAAATATGTCTCTGAATTAGAAATATCAATGGTTTTTTTGATGTTCATACAAAAAATATCTTGAGCTATTTCTGTTTAAGCAAAAATATGCAGATATAAATTTTATCCCCTTCAGGAGACACCAATGCCACTAACACAGACTCTTGATCAGCCAGAATCATCACTGGAAACCTTAGCCGTACTGTTCAAGGCCTTTGGTGATCCGGCACGGATTCGCATTCTGAATTTGCTGGCCGCCAAAGGGGAACTTTGCAACTGTCACATTGAGTCTGTAACCGGATATGGGAATTCAAAGATTTCCAGGCACTTCAATTATTTGAGGCAGGCAAATCTCATTCAATCCAGAAGAGATGGACTATGGATTTATTATTCACTCAAACCGGCATCCAATGAGATTCATCGTATTTTACACCAGATATTGGATACCATGCCGGATTTGTATGAAATTCTGAAACTGGATCTGCAAGGTTTGGAAACCCTGCAATCAGGTACCATTTCAGCTCACTGCAACCAATGAAAGGAAATACACCATGATTCGAATTCTTGTTTTATGTACAGGCAACTCCTGCCGTAGCCAGATGGCAGAAGGTTTTCTGAAGTCATTTGACGCAAATCTGGAAGTTCATTCAGCAGGAACACGCCCTGCGGTGGCA is from SAR324 cluster bacterium and encodes:
- the nrfD gene encoding polysulfide reductase NrfD gives rise to the protein MESIAAWDIRVTIDLFLGGVGVGAFLLSVLASFYDREKHWLTVRAGAVLAPVTVGVGLLVLVTKLGRPEKFITTLWNVNPLSIMSIGVFIQTGFMLFACLYAAMILFQPDKIDWKLRLAQILGSFFAAGTGLYHGLFLSSLGRVLWTEMTPGMFLASSLATGTAAIMLIRTIQAPVKPEGTRDFSYRITLLVVLAFQLVSVILWQFYTGRLELEQELSYRNFMENHETLWTTVVLIGGIIIPGLAALYSMLKQEVKMGKGLTIIACVLVLTGGFVMKHLMVIGGQVVVPIIELL
- a CDS encoding Rrf2 family transcriptional regulator, whose amino-acid sequence is MVLSKSCAYAIRAMVCLDTLSNEDFVSIQSLSEQLGVSFYFLTKILQRLSAEGMLESYRGPKGGVKLLKSAKDITLFEVIVIIDGESALNECVLGLKQCGDEQPCCLHQEAKKNREELKTLYRIKTIRDLSLRERKGECVGVVLS
- a CDS encoding helix-turn-helix transcriptional regulator — translated: MPLTQTLDQPESSLETLAVLFKAFGDPARIRILNLLAAKGELCNCHIESVTGYGNSKISRHFNYLRQANLIQSRRDGLWIYYSLKPASNEIHRILHQILDTMPDLYEILKLDLQGLETLQSGTISAHCNQ
- a CDS encoding arsenate reductase ArsC → MRILVLCTGNSCRSQMAEGFLKSFDANLEVHSAGTRPAVA